One part of the Rutidosis leptorrhynchoides isolate AG116_Rl617_1_P2 chromosome 1, CSIRO_AGI_Rlap_v1, whole genome shotgun sequence genome encodes these proteins:
- the LOC139870881 gene encoding uncharacterized protein isoform X1: MNNLFVIAVIFTMTSIHEGCSTSKVECWMRFDSLDHQFFHEDVGCSFNGFGSCWYLLQAVRICLCYIALHGWSMVIPPGSSTNGNPASSILYVQEIVMSAL; encoded by the exons ATGAACAACCTATTTGTCATCGCAGTCATCTTCACCATGACGAGTATTCATGAAG GGTGCAGCACCTCAAAGGTTGAATGTTGGATGAGGTTTGATTCCCTTGATCATCAATTCTTTCATGAA GATGTGGGATGTTCTTTCAATGGCTTTGGGAGTTGTTGGTACTTGCTTCAGGCTGTCAGAATCTGTTTGTGTTATATAGCTCTGCATGGTTGGTCTATGGTTATTCCTCCTGGATCTTCGACAAATGGGAACCCTGCCTCTTCCATTTTATATGTGCAA GAAATTGTAATGTCAGCACTTTAA
- the LOC139870881 gene encoding uncharacterized protein isoform X2, translating to MNNLFVIAVIFTMTSIHEGCSTSKVECWMRFDSLDHQFFHEDVGCSFNGFGSCWYLLQAVRICLCYIALHGWSMVIPPGSSTNGNPASSILYVQMRQAL from the exons ATGAACAACCTATTTGTCATCGCAGTCATCTTCACCATGACGAGTATTCATGAAG GGTGCAGCACCTCAAAGGTTGAATGTTGGATGAGGTTTGATTCCCTTGATCATCAATTCTTTCATGAA GATGTGGGATGTTCTTTCAATGGCTTTGGGAGTTGTTGGTACTTGCTTCAGGCTGTCAGAATCTGTTTGTGTTATATAGCTCTGCATGGTTGGTCTATGGTTATTCCTCCTGGATCTTCGACAAATGGGAACCCTGCCTCTTCCATTTTATATGTGCAA ATGCGGCAGGCATTGTAA